The sequence AGGCACTTTCTGCAGTGAACAACCTGTACAACCATACAGGTCACTCCTATGCCTACTCCAAGAGGAATAAAGACATTTATGAGCTGAAGAACTGTGAGTAAATCACATAAGCTCTACgagctgcagtttcctcatctggaagatAGGGATCAATATAGTATAGGGTTGCCAGAGGCTCTCACCCCAAATGTAGGCCTTTTAGCATTAATGCTACAGAACATACCAAACATCCCATTTGAAAACTTTTACATATGGATGGCCCCAACAAGAGGCTTCACCTCCTGGAACACAGAGAGAATTGGCCTCAGCGACAAAGTCCTTTTCTACCCTTTGAGCCACAGGAAGCAAAGCTCCCAGCCAGTGCAGGCCCAGGCTGTGGGACCCTACTGCTCCCTCAAGAAACAGatttaattgtttattaaaaggggagggtggggaagggatgaGGCATGAAAACTTACCTATGGGTACAATGTACGCTGCTTGGGTGATGGGTGCAccaaagcccagactccaccacaCACGGTATAGACatataacagaattcaacttgtacccacaaatgtattaaaataaaaaaatataaaatataaaatataactttatgggtaaagaaaagaagaggagcatTTATATGTCTAGTggtcaagtttttattttacccaaCAGAAAGCAAAAACCCCGAACTGGCCCCTTAAAACTGAATGCTCGCAAATTCTAGTTGTACCCCAGGGCCAGAGCGAAGCTTGCCGAGCCCCCAGCACACAGGGGGACCCACGCTTCACTGGGCAGAGCCAGACACGGAACCTCCTGTGGGGAAACAAAGGAGCAAGCCCAGCCCTGACACACAGACGGCATCACACAGGTGTCCCCAGCTTGCTCCTGCCTTCAGGCCCTGCAACATGGGGAATCTCAGTGGCGGCCAGGGTCTCTCTTGTGCCCCCTGCAGCCTAACCCCCCACCTCCACATTAGGAgctgagtgatcttgggcaagacaattagcctctctgtgcctctgaacctcagtttcctatcCTGTAAAATGGGTGATAATAGTTATAATAGACCTGTAGGCTGCTGTTAGGTTCCCAGGAGATGTGCGAACACCcagcacagttcttggcacatagaAGGAAATGTGAGTTCCTTCATCTTCACGATGtgcctgtctccctctccctctccctctccctctccacttGCCAGAGTCTCAGATCCTGGTGGGCATCGTGGGAAGGGCCCAGCTGGTTCAGGCTCTCCAGGCTGAGTCCCCTTCCTGGGCTCCAGGACACCAGGTGGGTACTCGTGAGGGGTGTTGGGAccggctggggtggggctgggcaggcgGCAGGGCTGTGAGGGGGGTGGCTGATCTCCTGTGGGGCAGGTGGTCTGAGAGGGgcagcctggggaagggggaggctggCCCAATcgcccctaacccttcccccatccccagcgGTGTCTCCAGGACATCTTGGCTGGGGGCTGCCCCACAGAGCCAGTGACCCTGCAGCTGTCGCCAGAGACCTCTCTGCATCAGGTAATGCGGGGAATTCAGCAGTGCAGGTAGACGAGGtccctggggtggaggggaagagCCCGACGGGGAAACCCAGGCTCCAGCTCCCCTACCTCGCCATGTTGCTTCCTGCTCCTCCTGGACctgcttcctcatctgcagaatgggcgTAGCGTTCCTGCCTGTCCGCCCGGTGATGCAGAGAGaccagggcagtggggagggctCAGGAACTAGCCTCTGGGCGGAGAGAGAGTGGTGTTGCATCAAGGCGCACGCGGGTTTCAATTCCCGGCCCACATTCTCCCTATGTGATCTTGCACAAACTGCTTAACCACTCGGGCCGGAAGCAGGCCGGGCACCTAGGGGTGGCTCCAGCCCTCAGCGGCCTGATGACGCTGGCTGAcgggccctcccccagccccgcccagccccgcccagccccTCGCGCGGACTCTGGCGCCCCCTCGTGGCCACTCTGGGCATCGCAGGCCCGAGTCCCCGGTCTTTCGCGCAcaccaggccccgccccgctccTGGCACAGGGACGCGGGCAGCGGGCCAGAGGGGCAGCGTGGATGCCCCCTGCCCTCCAGTGCTTCCTGACCTTCCCCTGCAGGCGCACCACCTCTTCGAGCTGTTGAACCTTCAGCTGCTCTTCGTGACGTCGCGGGGCCGAGCTGTGGGCTCCGTGTCCTGGGCCGAGGTACAGGGGTCCCCAGGGCGGAGGGAAGCAGAGGAACCCTGCTCGAGCagactggggaggtggggggcaccGGCACCCTCCCATAGAAATTTGGGGGGCCTCACAGGATTCTGATGAGCCCCACTTCCCGGCCCAGAGTAGCCACTGGGCCTAGCCATCCCTACCTTGTATTGTGGCCAGTGGCCAGcctggccctctctgggcctcagtgatCCCGTCTATGCAATGGGGAGGCACTGGCTCTCCCAGTCACCCAGAATTGACTATTAGGGGAGTTGACGCCCCTACTCTCAACCTCCTCGACATCCTtcctccaaaacaaacaaacaaacaaacaaacaaacaaaaaactctttttTCTGTTCTAGATGAAGAAGGCAATTTCCAACCTGACAAATCCACCAGCCCCAAAGTGAGCCAGGCTACCAAGACGAAACAGGCACCGCAGCTGCCCTGTGACCGAGGCTGGGCAGAGACCCGGCCTCTCCTCCCCCATCACAACACACCCTCCCCGCCAGCCCCGCTCCACTCCTTGGCAGAGCAGGCAGCTCTAACCTAGCCCTGAACAGGGTGCTGTGTTCACTCTGCCCCATCCTGGGTGGGACAACGGCTACTGCTTTGAAGAACAAATCTCACCTTGGACAGAGCTCAGAGTGtgagatggcaaaaaaaaaaaaaaaaggacagcaCAAGGCAGATGCTCAGTGAATGTTCATCCAACTCGTGAATGAAGAGATTGGAGTACGCTGTCACCAAGGGCAGGCACAGCTGGGGGTTGTCTGCTTCCCAGCCAGAGgctccagagaaaaataaagctggtcCCCTCAACTCAGCTCCAAGGGTGTCCTGACACCTGAGCTCCTTCCCTGTGCTGGCCCAGAGTCAGCTCCTGGGGCCGAGGTGGCCACACGGTGCTGCAGGGCTGGGTCCCTGgtctcttcctcctgcccctcctcctagCAGGGAGATGTCTGGGAGAGAGGGTCTCCCACCAGGTCTTATGATGTCCTCATGCATAAGCAGGACCCTGTGGCTCTGTGATTTTCACGCTGGCCCTGGTCCCCTCTTGGGCTGAGCCACAGCTGATAAAGTGAGGTCCCCTGGTATGGTTCCTTGGGGAGTCCACAGAGCCTCTGGCATCTTCCATGGGGCCTCTCCTGGCTGGGTGGTTGCAGGTTGACCAGCTGTGTGTGCGTGTTGGGGGCTGAGGTCCTCCCCTAAGTCCCTCTGGACCCTCTGCCCAGGGGCCCGAGATCACGCCTTTCCCAGCAGAGACCAGGCCAAGTTCATCCAGGTGAATCCACGACTTTAATGTCTTCAGAGAACcttggggaggtgggaaggggaccAGGAGGTGAGTGGGCTCCCTGAATGGGGTACACGGGCACCAAGGAAGCAGGCTCAGAGGGTGGGGGACAGACAGACACTGGGAGAGACAGACGTCGTCGTGAGGAGCTGAGGAGTGAGAGTTAGCTACCAGAAGTGAAGTGGCTACCCCCTCTTTGATGGGGGCAGATATAcagaggggtggggggtgactGAGCCCCAGGGTCCAGGCCTCACTCCAGGGCCCACTGCAAGTGTCCACCTGGGGCCCTGGCTGTCGCTCCCCTGGGGCCGGCTGCCCTGGTGTCTGCGGAGAGTCCTTCAGCTGCCTGAAGGCAGACACCCCGCTGGGGGAGGTACCCACCTGAGCCAAGTGAcgaagggaggagggggctgtggcTCCCACTGCTGGAGGCAGGTCCACGGAGGCACAGAGTGGTCCACAGGAGTGCTGGCTCCCCGCACACCCTCTGTCTGCCCCGGACGGGTCAAGAGATGCCCAGGCCTGGACCGCGGGGTCCCGACATGCCCGGGCTGCCCGCCAGGCAAGGTCGTGGCGTGCGCAGGCACCGGACCCAGCAGCCCCCGCCTCAGTTGTAGAACACCTCGTCCTCCTCCCAGAGGGAGCCGCTGTCCACCGACCGGAGGGAGCCCGGTGGGCGGGCCCCACCCTCAGGCCCCAAGGCTCCTGGCAGCTGCTGCCAGtgctgctgggctgggctggggggctgCAGGTCGGCGGCTGTGATGGGGGGCTCCTCGGGAGAGGGCCAGGCGTCGGGGGAGAGGCCGGGGGAGGAGAAGGCCAGAAGGCTGTCATCCTGGGAGGGGCGGCTCTGGAGGCTGTCCTGCAGGTGGATGCTCTCCAGATCTGGAAAAGCaatggggtgtggggaggggacgACATCCTGGATCCTGCCCCTCACCCTTTCTGGGTGTGAGAGGGAGGGCAAGGGGCAGAAGACCTGCCTCCAAATCCCCATGTCACTGccgagctgtgtgaccttcggcaagtcactgaacctctctgagcccagttTCCTCCTCCAGACAGTAAGTGGAATAGTCAGGAGTAGGCTCAGAGCCAGCCTGTGCACTCTGAGAACTGGGACAACCAGGGCTCCTCCTGGGCCTCCGtcccctcccatcccctcccaTCCTTCCCCTCCTGGTCAGAGGGAGGGTTAAACACAGTAGTGCATATGCAGGCTTCGCCCAGGACCCAGGCTCCTTGGGGCCCTCAGTAGGAACCCGAGTTCTGGAAAGGTGGTTGGTTGTGCCTGGCAGTAAGTTTCAGATCCTGGCTCTGACGTCTCTAGCTGTGCAATCCAGGGCAAATTTCTgaacctctcagtgcctcagtttccttatttgtaaaatggggacaacgGGTCCCACTTCCCAGGGCTGTGGCGAGGACTGTGTGAAATACCACGTGCATAGCCCTTAGCGCAGGGAGCACTCGATTCACTTATCCACGGTGAGTACTCTCCCCTTCATGCTCGTGGCACCCCCTGGCAGGGCAACGGGCAGGGCAAGGACGactggccccattttacagataaagaaactaaggcagggaggggcttgcccaaggtcacactgcatTTGGTGGCAGAGCAGGCATCCGGCCTCAGCTCTGTTCCGCCCACGCCCCTGGTGCCCGCCGGGCCGTACCCTGGAGCTGGACGGTGTCCTGGGGGCTGCTCTCGAGCTGCAGCTCCTCGTCGTCCAGTGAGGACCAGGCGCTCAGTGTGGCCTCTGTGATGGCAAACTGCTCAGCAACCCCTGCGGGGACAGCAAGACCCGGCTCCGTGGTGGCACAGGCGGTTGGGGGGGGCCTTAGTGCCAGAACAGGCTGGCGCCGGGACAGGCTGAACGGAGgtcccctctctgggctgccCATCCATGCCCGGTGACCAAGAGTGCCCACTTAATGCCCCGTCCACACGATGCCATTATTTCTCTGCCCAGACAATGCCCACACGGAGACCAGGGTCCTCTGAGGACCCAGCTTCGCCCCTGCAGGGCCccggccagccccagccccgcacTGACCTGCAGCAAAACGGGCCTCGCGCAGCTCGTCCGGGAGGCAGCAGTAATGCTCGTCCTCGGCCGGGGACAGCTCCCAGCCTGACCGCTGGGCACTCCAGCCCTTCCACTCGATGAGGTGGGCCACGCGGCCTCGTGCCATGGCTGTGGGCTTTGTGATGTGGTCCTTGATGCTCTGCACCACCCCTGGGGGCACAGAGGGCAGCGGGCGACCACCCTGACACAGGCCCCGCACCACCCAATGCCTGCACCTCCCCAAGGGCCTGCACCTCCCCAGTGCCCCACGCGCAGCCGGCACCACGtacccaccccctgccccgtGCCCCCCAAGCTCTACGGCCCCCTCCCACTGGCAGGCCTCTCCCTCCCAGTGCCCCTCTCCCAGTCAGTGTTCCTGCCCACCGGGTGCTTCTCCCCAGACCGGCCACACCCCTCACTCCCTTTCTGACCAAGTTCAGACCCTTCTGCCCCCAGAGATGCACTCAAGGACCACCATGATCCCCCAGCCCTCCCCGTTATCCATTAATTAACACGCTCCGAGTGCATCTCTGGCGGGGGCTGGCCCTGCTGAGGGTGAGGCCTTGGTGAGTGCAGcaggcagggaaggcttcctgggagagGAGGCCTGGCATTGGGCTTAGAAAGTGGGTTGGGTTTGGACCGACGGAAGCAAGACTGGGCTGTTTGAGAGATGAGACGAGGATGAGGGAGGAAGAGCCTGGTGTGAGTCCAGGACCACCAGGGGGACCTGGGGCAGCGCTAGGACAGGGGCCGAGAGCCAGGCCGAGGGCGCAGATGCTCTTACAGCAGGGAGCCACCAGGAAGCAGGAGGTGACAGGGAAGAGCCCCATTTAGGAAGAGCACCCTACTTAGAGGGTCAGGGGCCATCGCAGGGATGAGTGGACCCGTTGGGTGTGGACAGAGATGGACAGGGGTTGTCAGGAACGAGACATCTCCATTAGCCAAGGCTGAGGACACAGAACTGGGAGTCACCAGGGTCCCTGAAGCCGTGATGTGAGGAATGACAAGATTTAAGAAGGTTGGGTCTGACAAGGGAAACTAGAGCTCTGAGAAAATGGGAAAGATGGGGGTGAGGAAGAAGGGGGAGACCCGCCAGTTGGGGAGCGTTGGCATCAGAGACGGTGTGTGGGGGACGTGGCGGTGTCACCGCAGGCGAGGGGAGAGAAGGTGTTTCAGGGGCGGGAAACGGCACAGGCCCACGTGGGCAGGCAGGGCCACAGGGGGCTGTCTCTGGAGCCCCGCGGGGTGTTGGGGGGAGCCGGAAGGGCAGAGAGGCTAGCGGTCTGAGAACGCCGGCCTGGAAGGCCGGGTTGGGGCCACCTGGGGCAGATGCCGTGGTAGCCGCCGAGATCCCCTCTCCTGGCCGGCGTGCCCGTGCCCGGCTGCTCCAGGCGTCGCTGCTGTGGACTCACACCTGCACCCTTCTCCAGAGACCTGCCCTGAGCTAATGGGTGCTGCAGAGTCCACCCCCAGGGGCGGCCAGTGACTGACCAGTGGGGGACATGAGTCCAGCCACCCTGCCTTCAAGTGCCATCAGTTCTGTGGTGCCGGTCACGCTCCCGAGGGATCAGGCTGGGAAAGGCTAGACTCCTGCAGCTGCGTCTTTGTGGGCGCCCTGCCCGGCCCCCTGCTCCCCTCACTCCCTGTGCGTTTCTCCTGAGAGCCCCCCTCCCCGAATCACAACTCCCGTCTCGGCCCCTGCGTCTAGGGAACCCGACTTAAGGTGACGTGGCtggcagagaggcagggagaccacGCCAGACAGACATCTCAACACTCTGGCCCACCccctgggagcttcttgaggacccAGCCATGTAACCCATGGAGCAGGAACCCTGAGGCACTGGTCCCCGCGGTGACCCACAGAGCCCAGCTTGGAGCCTGGCATTTAGGAACGGGCTGCAATCCTCCCAGCTGCAACTCAGCCTTGCTCTCCCCACAGCt is a genomic window of Eulemur rufifrons isolate Redbay chromosome 8, OSU_ERuf_1, whole genome shotgun sequence containing:
- the FAM131C gene encoding protein FAM131C is translated as MGSCVSRDLFISAHKDVPMPQGTDALNPDMPSGHPPSIAPDHVTGKDKQMDFCWDPWQRCFQTTNGYLSNSRSCSSNYNVAALATSSLVGVVQSIKDHITKPTAMARGRVAHLIEWKGWSAQRSGWELSPAEDEHYCCLPDELREARFAAGVAEQFAITEATLSAWSSLDDEELQLESSPQDTVQLQDLESIHLQDSLQSRPSQDDSLLAFSSPGLSPDAWPSPEEPPITAADLQPPSPAQQHWQQLPGALGPEGGARPPGSLRSVDSGSLWEEDEVFYN